One part of the [Pantoea] beijingensis genome encodes these proteins:
- a CDS encoding ATP phosphoribosyltransferase regulatory subunit translates to MTRKSRLFVDGIPHLVKLSGHNNGVIFKDENDFRSFFDCIENALTIYAIKLHAYNLSARKILLLLSAPDKERLGRFMQYLSKGYSQVFNQRHQRHGTLWDGRYSCCPVEPNAYFLLTKKYVECHCVDDLGHHSFAGEPASRVTPHDEYLRLGDSASQRLTVYQRFCLGRIGPALITRIESALTQNCLLATATYTQTLEQKYQRNLRPRKIGRPKKYEHNPLESWEWLGKKAGYLLHQYCYREIRIPLLEQQNENTGHSFSGESDALCFSHQALLRGDGTMGCLRLLSQHQSLQTETRVWYQGAMFRRQHQQNINQFHQLGVEAFGYSGIGIEIELISLQFDFFKSLQILPFIELKMNTIGSTDDFTRFRSELRQYFLPYASLFNPQQHRWFASSPERLLTDNDILMQRLAEKAPKLDDVLSAHSHERFTKLCTSLTALNIPFIHDKNLFPINDYNDFLFEWNTDSPHNHGVLCRGGRYDNSASSLIGHPVSACGFAFMLEPIMQLLNSTQRSKGCGKQVDIVLIPEQERSRDIALLLGRKLRRNFPHLSILNDCSTLRLSTRQKNAQRQGARFIILIDGCENEATFCDETNHFWQQIPLSDVVAHLSHALMM, encoded by the coding sequence ATGACGAGAAAAAGTAGATTATTTGTTGATGGCATTCCTCATCTTGTGAAACTGTCCGGTCATAATAATGGCGTTATTTTTAAGGATGAGAATGATTTCCGGAGTTTCTTTGATTGCATTGAAAATGCATTAACTATCTATGCGATAAAATTACATGCCTATAATTTGTCCGCCCGGAAAATTTTATTACTGCTCTCCGCACCAGATAAGGAACGACTGGGACGTTTTATGCAGTACCTGAGTAAGGGGTACTCTCAGGTTTTTAATCAACGCCATCAGCGGCATGGTACGCTTTGGGATGGCCGTTACAGCTGTTGCCCCGTCGAACCTAATGCCTATTTTTTATTAACGAAAAAATATGTCGAATGCCATTGTGTTGATGATTTGGGCCATCATAGTTTCGCCGGCGAGCCAGCTTCACGGGTTACTCCTCATGACGAGTATTTACGCTTGGGTGATAGCGCATCCCAACGGCTAACTGTTTATCAACGTTTTTGTCTGGGCAGGATAGGACCGGCGTTAATTACCCGTATTGAATCCGCTTTAACGCAAAACTGCTTACTTGCGACGGCGACCTATACTCAAACGCTTGAGCAGAAATACCAGCGAAATCTACGCCCACGGAAAATTGGTCGGCCAAAAAAGTACGAACATAATCCACTGGAAAGCTGGGAATGGCTGGGGAAGAAGGCCGGTTATCTGCTGCATCAGTACTGTTACCGTGAAATAAGAATCCCACTGCTGGAACAGCAAAATGAAAATACAGGCCACTCCTTTTCCGGCGAGTCTGACGCGTTATGTTTCAGTCATCAGGCACTATTGCGCGGTGATGGTACGATGGGATGTTTACGGTTGTTATCGCAACATCAGAGTTTACAAACGGAAACCCGTGTCTGGTATCAGGGCGCAATGTTCCGGCGCCAACATCAGCAAAATATAAATCAATTTCACCAGTTAGGTGTGGAAGCATTTGGCTATTCCGGCATTGGTATTGAAATTGAACTTATTTCTCTACAGTTTGATTTTTTTAAATCACTGCAAATACTGCCATTTATTGAATTAAAAATGAATACAATAGGAAGCACTGATGATTTCACGCGTTTTCGTAGCGAGTTGCGGCAATATTTTCTTCCTTACGCTTCTCTGTTTAATCCGCAGCAGCATCGCTGGTTTGCCTCGTCTCCTGAACGTTTGTTAACCGATAACGACATATTGATGCAAAGGCTGGCAGAGAAAGCGCCAAAACTGGATGACGTACTCTCTGCGCACTCACACGAGCGATTCACAAAACTTTGCACTTCCCTGACCGCATTAAATATCCCCTTTATCCACGATAAAAACCTCTTTCCGATTAATGACTACAACGATTTTCTTTTTGAATGGAATACCGATTCGCCACATAACCACGGCGTGCTGTGTCGGGGAGGGCGTTATGATAACAGCGCCAGTAGTCTCATTGGTCACCCGGTATCTGCTTGCGGCTTTGCTTTTATGCTGGAACCTATCATGCAGCTATTAAACAGTACTCAAAGAAGCAAGGGTTGCGGAAAGCAGGTTGATATAGTGCTCATTCCTGAGCAGGAGAGATCTCGGGATATTGCGCTATTGCTGGGACGCAAGTTGCGGCGCAATTTTCCTCACCTGAGTATTCTGAACGATTGTTCTACGCTACGTTTGTCCACCAGACAGAAAAACGCGCAACGCCAGGGGGCCAGATTCATCATTCTGATTGATGGCTGCGAGAATGAAGCCACATTCTGTGATGAAACCAACCATTTCTGGCAGCAGATTCCCCTTAGTGATGTTGTCGCCCACCTTAGTCACGCGCTAATGATGTAA
- a CDS encoding FadR/GntR family transcriptional regulator, with translation MENLTKTERIILTLGEEIVSGKYVPGAALPSEAELCEQFGTSRNIIREVFRSLIAKRLMEMKRYRGAFVTQRNQWNYLDSDVLQWALAHDHDPRLIAAMNEVRTLVEPQIARWSAERATPGDLAQIENALNDMVKNHLDREAFNQADIRYHEAVLASVHNPVLQQLSVAISQLQRAVFERTYMPDTGNMPKTLEEHKALYDAIRHQDPDAAELAAQSMIASSTQRLKDIM, from the coding sequence ATGGAAAATCTCACTAAAACGGAACGCATTATCCTGACGCTTGGCGAAGAAATTGTATCCGGAAAGTATGTACCGGGTGCAGCTTTGCCCTCTGAAGCGGAGTTGTGCGAACAGTTTGGAACCTCGCGCAACATTATTCGCGAGGTTTTTCGTTCACTGATAGCCAAGCGGTTAATGGAGATGAAACGTTATCGCGGCGCTTTTGTTACTCAGCGTAATCAATGGAACTATCTGGATAGCGACGTACTGCAATGGGCATTAGCCCACGATCATGACCCGCGACTGATTGCGGCAATGAACGAAGTGCGTACGCTGGTTGAGCCCCAAATTGCACGCTGGTCAGCAGAGCGCGCAACGCCCGGAGATTTAGCGCAAATTGAGAACGCCCTGAACGATATGGTGAAAAATCATCTCGATCGTGAGGCCTTTAATCAGGCGGATATTCGCTATCACGAAGCCGTACTGGCATCAGTACACAATCCGGTGTTGCAGCAATTGAGCGTAGCAATCAGTCAGTTACAGCGTGCGGTTTTTGAACGCACCTATATGCCAGATACCGGCAATATGCCGAAGACGCTGGAAGAACATAAAGCTCTGTATGACGCCATCCGTCATCAGGACCCTGATGCTGCAGAGTTAGCAGCACAAAGTATGATTGCCAGCTCAACACAACGGCTCAAGGATATTATGTGA